Proteins co-encoded in one Bacillus paramycoides genomic window:
- a CDS encoding serine hydrolase domain-containing protein, which produces MLNSYINSFLYKNNEKFNGTILIAHKEEALYKQSFGKANYNWDIPNTSTTKFRIGSITKIFTAVSILMLVEEEKLQLHDTLDQFIPDFPKGNQIMIKHLLNHTAGVGNITAQHDFLLQSLQPRTPDGLIQWIIACPFESSPGEKFNYSNSGYIILGKIIEVISGMSYEEFLKNKIFYPISIMNTSIDLNHTIQKHKATGYELHPNHGLQNASFIHMSNSYSAGGLVSTAEDLYRFDKALKENRFLSSRMTSRMLTAESYGYGYAWNIAIPEKNNKLIFHHGGINGFTSSYLRLIDKEATIIILSNVSTLLTSTLANEIASYIENNF; this is translated from the coding sequence TTGTTAAACTCATATATTAATTCATTTTTATATAAAAATAATGAAAAATTTAACGGAACAATTTTAATAGCCCATAAAGAAGAGGCTCTTTATAAGCAGTCATTTGGAAAAGCTAATTATAATTGGGACATACCTAATACATCTACAACGAAGTTTCGTATCGGATCAATAACTAAAATCTTCACAGCAGTTTCAATTTTAATGCTTGTGGAAGAGGAAAAATTACAGCTACATGATACTTTAGATCAATTCATTCCCGATTTCCCAAAAGGAAATCAAATTATGATCAAGCATTTACTAAATCATACTGCTGGTGTCGGTAACATTACTGCTCAACATGACTTTTTATTACAATCTTTACAGCCTCGAACACCAGATGGATTAATACAATGGATTATTGCATGCCCCTTTGAATCTAGCCCTGGTGAAAAATTCAATTATTCAAATTCGGGGTATATTATATTAGGAAAAATTATTGAAGTTATAAGTGGAATGTCTTATGAGGAATTTCTTAAAAATAAAATTTTCTATCCAATCTCTATAATGAACACAAGTATTGATTTGAATCACACTATTCAAAAACATAAAGCAACTGGCTATGAGTTACATCCAAATCACGGCCTACAGAACGCATCATTTATTCATATGTCTAATTCATATTCAGCCGGTGGATTAGTTTCTACAGCCGAAGATTTATATAGATTTGATAAGGCGCTAAAAGAAAATCGCTTCTTATCAAGTAGGATGACGTCTCGTATGCTTACTGCAGAATCTTACGGATATGGTTACGCTTGGAATATTGCTATACCTGAAAAAAATAATAAACTTATATTTCATCACGGAGGAATTAACGGCTTTACGTCCTCCTATTTACGATTAATTGACAAAGAGGCTACAATCATCATTTTAAGCAATGTATCAACACTATTAACATCGACTCTTGCTAATGAAATCGCTTCTTATATAGAAAATAATTTTTAA
- a CDS encoding LytTR family DNA-binding domain-containing protein — MEDKTLGILLDVVGELFSDEISIAVSNTEEYIYYRPSKRIDLKISAGDPIKEGTIAHKAMVTKQKASEFINRDVFGIPYHGMAVPFSNNGKIEGCVTAIYPALTDGKSVVTLKTTDGWVPVPFSKVMYLEAKDKKTYVNSEELTGTHKYSLQEFEYLLPKDSFIRCHRSFIVNVNHIKAIYPDTHSTFLLSMDNGERVPVSQSYASYFRKLLGF; from the coding sequence ATGGAAGATAAAACGTTAGGTATACTACTAGATGTTGTTGGGGAATTATTTTCAGATGAAATATCAATCGCCGTTTCGAATACGGAAGAATATATTTACTATCGGCCAAGTAAACGAATTGATTTAAAGATTAGTGCCGGGGATCCTATTAAGGAAGGGACGATTGCTCATAAAGCAATGGTAACGAAGCAAAAAGCCTCTGAGTTTATTAACCGAGATGTTTTCGGTATTCCTTATCATGGAATGGCCGTACCATTTTCAAATAATGGAAAGATTGAAGGTTGCGTGACGGCAATTTATCCCGCTTTAACGGATGGGAAGTCAGTCGTTACTTTAAAAACAACAGACGGATGGGTTCCGGTTCCTTTCTCAAAGGTGATGTATTTAGAGGCTAAAGATAAAAAGACGTATGTGAATTCAGAAGAGTTAACAGGAACACATAAGTACTCTCTACAAGAATTTGAATACTTACTTCCGAAAGATTCGTTTATTAGATGCCACCGTTCCTTTATAGTAAATGTGAATCATATTAAGGCGATTTATCCTGATACCCACTCTACTTTTTTACTTTCAATGGATAACGGAGAGAGGGTACCAGTGAGTCAATCATATGCTAGCTATTTTCGTAAGCTTCTAGGATTCTAA
- a CDS encoding pentapeptide repeat-containing protein, giving the protein MSEFVSKEYVEIDFQDVLIKEEELKNCTFIKCRFRGIDASEVSTENCNFIECDFTGALFNASIHQGTTFANCKFVGANLFVSKFEECKMTGSDFEEANLDGITIISGDWSYTNLRFANLSKQMLKGIRLIEADLYECNLEKADLRESDLTGAQLGKAKLSGANLKGAIVDRIDFTSFDLKNVKLDIAQAVAVARCYGAKVN; this is encoded by the coding sequence ATGAGTGAATTTGTAAGTAAAGAATATGTAGAAATAGATTTTCAAGATGTTTTGATTAAAGAAGAGGAATTGAAGAATTGTACTTTCATAAAATGTCGTTTTAGAGGGATAGATGCATCGGAAGTTTCTACTGAAAATTGTAATTTCATCGAATGTGATTTTACCGGTGCTCTTTTTAACGCTTCTATCCATCAAGGAACTACATTTGCAAATTGTAAGTTTGTTGGTGCGAATCTATTCGTATCGAAGTTTGAAGAATGTAAAATGACTGGCTCTGATTTTGAAGAGGCGAATTTAGACGGAATAACTATCATATCGGGTGATTGGTCATACACGAATTTAAGGTTCGCGAACTTAAGTAAACAAATGTTAAAAGGTATACGTTTAATTGAAGCTGATTTATATGAATGTAATTTAGAAAAAGCAGATTTACGTGAATCGGATTTAACCGGTGCACAATTAGGTAAGGCGAAACTTAGCGGTGCAAATTTAAAAGGAGCGATAGTTGATAGAATTGACTTTACAAGTTTCGATTTAAAAAATGTAAAATTAGATATAGCACAGGCAGTTGCAGTAGCAAGGTGTTATGGGGCTAAGGTGAACTAA
- a CDS encoding multidrug efflux MFS transporter, which translates to MASWKRNLMICWLGCFTTAAGMSLVIPFLSFYIEELGVTGTSSIAQWSGLAFGITFLMGAIVSPIWGKLGDIHGRQLMLIRASLGMAIIMTLMGFVTDVYQLVALRFLMGAVSGFLSTAMTFIAAETPKEHSGWAISTISTGGVSGSLLGPLLGGYLSELIGMRHVFLVTGAFLFLSFLIVFFFLHEENHSAQAKKVQPKKVWTMVPAKHLIISLFVTTFIIQLANMSVQPIVTLYVKNLVGPHTAHIETIAGAVMSATGLAVILAAPRLGRLSDQIGPQKTLVVALFAAGIIFIPQAFVTSAWQLLILRFLLGIAQAGLLPSVQTLLKQHTPTHVTGRVFGYNQSFQFLGNMIGPVLGGQIAAHAGFQYVFFSTSSLLFIACIWVYFHNKNEEVSEKRHLEVS; encoded by the coding sequence ATGGCCAGCTGGAAACGAAATTTAATGATTTGTTGGCTAGGTTGTTTTACCACTGCAGCCGGTATGAGTTTAGTAATTCCTTTTTTATCTTTTTATATTGAGGAATTGGGAGTAACTGGCACTTCAAGTATTGCACAGTGGTCGGGACTTGCATTTGGTATTACATTTTTAATGGGTGCGATCGTATCACCAATATGGGGAAAACTTGGTGATATACATGGACGGCAATTGATGCTGATTCGTGCGAGCCTTGGTATGGCGATTATTATGACGCTTATGGGATTTGTAACGGATGTGTATCAACTAGTCGCACTAAGATTTTTAATGGGAGCAGTATCTGGTTTCCTTTCAACGGCGATGACATTTATTGCGGCAGAAACTCCGAAAGAGCATTCAGGCTGGGCAATTTCTACAATTTCAACTGGTGGAGTGAGCGGTTCTTTACTTGGTCCATTACTTGGAGGATATTTGTCTGAGTTAATTGGAATGCGCCATGTTTTTCTTGTTACAGGAGCTTTTTTATTCCTTTCTTTTCTCATCGTTTTTTTCTTCCTACATGAAGAGAATCACTCCGCTCAAGCAAAAAAAGTACAACCGAAAAAAGTATGGACGATGGTTCCAGCGAAGCATTTAATTATTAGTTTGTTTGTAACAACATTTATTATTCAACTTGCTAATATGTCCGTTCAACCAATTGTTACATTATACGTAAAAAATTTAGTAGGTCCTCATACTGCACATATTGAAACAATTGCGGGTGCAGTGATGTCAGCGACAGGGTTAGCAGTTATTTTGGCAGCACCAAGACTGGGACGATTATCAGATCAAATTGGTCCTCAAAAAACATTAGTTGTAGCGTTGTTTGCTGCAGGAATTATTTTTATCCCGCAAGCATTTGTAACCTCAGCTTGGCAACTATTAATTCTTCGATTTTTATTAGGTATCGCACAAGCAGGATTATTACCTTCCGTACAAACTCTACTAAAACAACATACACCAACCCATGTAACGGGACGAGTATTTGGGTATAATCAATCGTTTCAGTTTTTAGGAAATATGATTGGACCAGTACTTGGTGGACAAATTGCAGCGCATGCAGGCTTCCAATATGTTTTCTTCTCTACATCATCACTATTATTTATTGCGTGCATTTGGGTTTATTTTCATAATAAGAACGAAGAGGTATCAGAGAAACGACATTTGGAAGTTAGTTAA
- a CDS encoding CapA family protein: MKTLLKRFLLIAFCITPIVVLINYSFTSKAKDKPNLQNKSSKTASTNEKKIENPEITLTFSGDTMFDWQLRPVIEKNGADYPFQHVKEEITKADISFVNLESAFTTKEKKAPGQLFWIKSDPSSLQAIKNTGYDIVNIGNNHTLDYGQDGLLDTISHVEKLKFPYIGAGKNAKDAYTAREMTVKGKKFKFLSFVRFMPDTNWVAGDNKPGVANGYDLNLVTKTIKEQKKDADYLIVYMHWGVEKSNRPVEYQKQYVPKMVEAGADAIVGSHPHWLQGFEYYNKVPIAYSLGNFLFPSYVSGKSAETGVLTLTFKGKDVQMSFNPYIIRNNQISPVNEEEKRKALQYLQTISTDVEIDDAGNIKNKRS, from the coding sequence ATGAAAACTTTACTAAAACGATTTCTGTTAATAGCCTTTTGCATTACACCAATCGTTGTATTAATTAACTACTCTTTTACTTCAAAGGCGAAAGACAAACCCAATTTGCAAAACAAATCTAGTAAAACCGCTTCAACAAATGAAAAGAAAATAGAAAATCCTGAAATCACACTCACTTTCTCTGGTGATACAATGTTCGATTGGCAATTACGTCCTGTAATCGAAAAAAACGGGGCTGATTATCCATTCCAACATGTAAAAGAAGAAATAACAAAAGCTGATATTTCTTTCGTTAATTTAGAGTCAGCATTTACAACGAAAGAAAAGAAAGCTCCTGGACAATTATTTTGGATTAAAAGTGATCCATCCTCGCTTCAAGCGATAAAAAATACTGGATATGACATTGTAAATATCGGGAATAACCATACACTTGATTATGGGCAAGATGGATTATTAGACACGATTTCTCATGTAGAAAAATTAAAGTTCCCTTACATTGGAGCCGGAAAAAATGCAAAAGATGCATATACAGCACGAGAAATGACTGTAAAAGGGAAAAAGTTCAAATTTCTTTCCTTCGTTCGATTTATGCCTGATACGAATTGGGTAGCTGGTGACAATAAACCTGGTGTTGCGAACGGATATGATTTAAATCTCGTAACAAAAACAATTAAAGAGCAAAAGAAAGATGCAGACTATTTAATTGTCTATATGCACTGGGGAGTTGAAAAATCAAATCGTCCGGTAGAATACCAAAAACAATATGTTCCTAAAATGGTTGAAGCAGGAGCTGACGCGATTGTCGGAAGTCACCCGCATTGGCTTCAAGGATTTGAGTATTATAATAAAGTTCCTATCGCTTACTCATTAGGAAACTTTTTATTCCCAAGTTATGTGAGTGGGAAAAGCGCCGAAACTGGCGTATTAACTTTAACTTTTAAAGGAAAGGATGTCCAAATGTCATTCAATCCTTACATCATTCGTAACAACCAAATTTCCCCTGTCAATGAGGAGGAAAAGAGAAAAGCTCTACAATATTTACAAACAATTTCAACTGATGTAGAAATTGATGATGCAGGGAACATAAAAAATAAACGAAGCTAG
- a CDS encoding acetyl-CoA hydrolase/transferase family protein: protein MENNLDRIRDQRLKDRVVTPEEAASWIESGMTLGLSGFTRAGDVKAVPFALVNRVKNDKSFKVNVYTGASLGSDVDKLFAEAGILGKRLPFQADATMRKGINNGDFLFVDQHLSHTAELLRADVMDIDFAILEAVAITEDGMIIPTTSIGNSLAFSLNAKSIIIEMNMAQSAQLEGLHDLYEPGKQGERLPIPIVKTDDRIGTIGIPIDVEKVKGIVFTNQLDSPSTIVPPDEETVIMAQHLIEFLRKEVEVGRLTNRLAPLQSGIGSVANAVLHGMLDSEFEDLEVYSEVLQDAVFDLMDAGKVNFASCCSITLSEEKMQKVFSNFEKYRDKLMMRPQEISNHPEIIRRLGLISINTALELDIYGNVNSTHVLGTKMMNGIGGSGDFARNARLAIFVTKSIAKGGNISSIVPFVSHVDHTEHDVDVIVTEQGYVDLRGLAPRERVELIIENCAHPMYRDQLRAYYEEAKTRGGQTPHVLEKAFSWHTNYAKNGIMLEEVVETV, encoded by the coding sequence ATGGAGAATAATTTAGATAGAATTAGGGATCAACGATTAAAAGATCGAGTAGTGACACCTGAAGAGGCAGCTTCATGGATTGAAAGTGGAATGACATTAGGTTTAAGTGGATTTACACGTGCTGGGGATGTAAAAGCAGTCCCATTTGCGCTGGTGAACCGAGTAAAGAATGATAAATCTTTTAAAGTAAATGTTTATACAGGGGCTTCATTAGGTTCGGATGTAGATAAATTATTTGCTGAGGCAGGAATTTTAGGGAAAAGATTGCCTTTCCAAGCCGATGCGACTATGCGAAAAGGAATTAATAACGGAGACTTTTTATTTGTAGATCAGCACTTATCTCATACAGCAGAATTACTTCGTGCTGACGTTATGGATATAGATTTCGCTATCTTGGAAGCGGTTGCGATTACTGAAGACGGAATGATTATTCCAACGACTTCAATTGGTAATTCATTAGCATTTTCCTTGAATGCTAAGTCCATTATTATTGAAATGAATATGGCCCAATCCGCGCAACTAGAGGGGCTGCATGATTTATATGAACCAGGTAAACAAGGGGAAAGGCTTCCAATTCCGATTGTGAAAACGGATGATCGAATTGGAACGATTGGCATTCCGATTGATGTTGAAAAAGTGAAGGGGATTGTATTTACAAACCAATTAGATTCGCCATCAACAATTGTCCCTCCAGATGAAGAAACTGTTATTATGGCACAGCATTTAATAGAGTTCCTTCGAAAAGAAGTCGAAGTAGGCCGATTAACAAATCGTTTAGCGCCGCTACAATCGGGAATTGGTTCAGTTGCCAATGCAGTTCTTCATGGAATGTTAGATTCTGAGTTTGAAGATTTAGAAGTATATTCTGAGGTTTTACAGGATGCGGTCTTTGATCTTATGGATGCTGGGAAAGTCAATTTTGCTTCCTGCTGCTCGATCACGCTTTCTGAAGAGAAAATGCAAAAAGTATTTTCTAACTTTGAAAAATATCGTGATAAATTAATGATGCGCCCACAAGAAATTTCTAATCACCCTGAAATTATTCGCCGCCTTGGATTAATTTCCATTAATACGGCTTTAGAATTAGATATATACGGAAATGTTAACTCTACTCACGTTTTAGGTACAAAAATGATGAATGGTATTGGTGGTTCTGGTGATTTTGCAAGAAATGCACGTCTAGCTATCTTTGTTACGAAATCGATTGCGAAAGGTGGTAACATTTCAAGTATCGTTCCTTTCGTATCTCATGTAGACCATACGGAACATGATGTAGATGTTATCGTCACTGAACAAGGGTATGTTGATCTAAGAGGACTGGCGCCAAGAGAAAGAGTGGAATTAATTATAGAGAATTGCGCACATCCAATGTATCGTGATCAGCTAAGAGCTTATTACGAAGAAGCTAAAACGAGAGGTGGACAAACCCCTCATGTTTTAGAAAAAGCTTTTTCTTGGCATACGAATTATGCTAAAAATGGAATAATGCTTGAAGAAGTAGTAGAAACTGTTTAG
- a CDS encoding DODA-type extradiol aromatic ring-opening family dioxygenase, protein MMPSLFLAHGSPMLAIQDTEYTRFLKALGETYKPKAIVIFTAHWESEVLTISSSDNEYETIYDFGGFPPELYEIKYRAKGSSNIASMLETKFKNKGIPVHHNMTRGLDHGSWTLLHRMYPKANIPVVQISVNPFLPAKEQFKIGEALKGLGQEDILVIGSGVTVHNLRALKWNQSTPEQWAIEFDDWIIKHMQTTDKDALFHWETNAPHAQLAVPRAEHFVPLFIAMGSGENNGEVIHRSYELGTLSYLCLQF, encoded by the coding sequence ATGATGCCATCATTATTTTTAGCACACGGTTCACCGATGCTCGCTATTCAAGATACAGAATATACAAGGTTTTTAAAAGCGCTTGGAGAAACATATAAACCGAAAGCAATTGTTATTTTCACCGCTCACTGGGAAAGCGAAGTACTAACGATTTCTTCATCAGATAACGAATATGAAACAATTTATGATTTTGGAGGTTTTCCCCCTGAGTTATACGAAATCAAATATCGTGCGAAAGGCTCTTCTAACATTGCATCCATGTTAGAAACAAAATTTAAAAACAAAGGTATTCCGGTCCATCATAATATGACGAGAGGTTTAGATCATGGCTCATGGACACTCTTGCACCGTATGTATCCAAAAGCAAATATTCCTGTCGTACAAATATCAGTCAATCCATTCCTTCCTGCAAAAGAGCAATTTAAGATTGGAGAAGCATTAAAAGGACTTGGACAAGAAGATATTTTAGTAATCGGGAGCGGTGTTACCGTTCATAACTTACGAGCACTGAAATGGAATCAAAGTACACCCGAACAATGGGCAATTGAATTTGATGATTGGATTATAAAACATATGCAGACTACTGATAAAGATGCATTATTTCATTGGGAGACAAATGCCCCTCATGCTCAATTAGCTGTACCAAGAGCAGAGCATTTTGTTCCTTTATTTATCGCTATGGGAAGTGGTGAAAATAACGGTGAAGTCATTCACCGCAGTTATGAGCTTGGTACGTTAAGTTATCTTTGTCTCCAATTTTAA
- the ilvA gene encoding threonine ammonia-lyase IlvA, translated as MVQKVKERVKIEDILMAHNCMKDIVIKTPLQRDTVLSEKYDCDVYVKREDLQLIRSFKIRGAYNLIQGLSKEQLQNGVVCASAGNHAQGVAYTCNLLKIPSKIFMPTTTPKQKVSQVQFFGGDFAEIVLVGDTFDSSFQEAQRYCEENRMTFVHPFDDPYVVAGQGTVAVEIMHDMEKPVDYIFTAIGGGGLASGVGTYVKGVSPATKVIGVEPMGAASMKEAFLQNENVALEKIDSFVDGAAVKKVGKLTFETCKDVIDDIVLVPEGKVCTTILELYKKNAIVAEPAGALSIAALDLYRDEIKGKTVVCTLSGGNNDIDRMQEMKERSLIYEGLKHYFIIEFPQRSGALREFLDKGLGPEDDITRFEYIKKHNKENGPALVGVELKHKEDYEQLITRFKENNIQFMELNKNPILFDLLI; from the coding sequence ATGGTGCAAAAGGTAAAGGAGAGAGTGAAAATTGAAGATATCTTAATGGCACATAATTGCATGAAAGATATCGTTATTAAAACACCGTTACAACGTGATACAGTTCTATCTGAGAAATATGATTGTGACGTTTATGTAAAACGAGAAGACTTACAATTGATTCGCTCTTTCAAAATTCGTGGTGCGTACAATTTAATTCAAGGTTTATCAAAAGAACAATTACAAAACGGTGTTGTTTGTGCAAGTGCTGGTAATCATGCGCAAGGAGTTGCTTATACGTGTAATTTATTGAAGATTCCGTCAAAAATTTTCATGCCAACAACGACACCGAAACAAAAAGTATCGCAAGTACAATTTTTCGGTGGTGATTTTGCAGAAATTGTATTAGTTGGTGATACATTTGATAGCTCTTTCCAAGAAGCACAGCGCTATTGTGAAGAAAATAGAATGACGTTTGTTCATCCGTTTGATGATCCGTATGTAGTTGCTGGTCAAGGAACAGTGGCAGTTGAAATTATGCATGATATGGAGAAACCAGTGGATTATATCTTTACAGCAATTGGCGGTGGTGGATTAGCATCAGGTGTTGGTACATATGTAAAAGGTGTTAGTCCTGCTACAAAAGTCATTGGTGTAGAGCCAATGGGAGCTGCATCTATGAAAGAGGCTTTTCTTCAAAATGAAAATGTCGCGTTAGAGAAAATAGATAGTTTCGTTGATGGAGCAGCTGTCAAAAAAGTAGGGAAGTTAACATTTGAAACGTGTAAAGATGTAATTGATGACATTGTTTTAGTACCAGAGGGGAAGGTTTGTACGACGATTTTAGAACTATATAAGAAAAATGCAATTGTAGCTGAACCGGCGGGTGCACTATCTATTGCAGCGCTTGATTTATATAGAGATGAAATAAAAGGTAAAACAGTTGTATGTACGCTAAGTGGTGGAAATAACGATATTGATAGAATGCAAGAGATGAAAGAACGTTCGCTCATTTACGAAGGATTAAAGCATTATTTTATCATTGAATTTCCGCAACGTTCCGGTGCGCTAAGAGAATTTCTCGATAAAGGATTGGGACCAGAAGATGATATTACGCGCTTTGAGTATATTAAGAAACATAATAAGGAAAATGGTCCAGCACTAGTCGGCGTAGAATTAAAACATAAAGAGGACTATGAGCAATTAATTACTCGTTTTAAAGAAAATAATATTCAATTTATGGAGCTTAATAAAAACCCTATTTTGTTTGATTTGCTTATTTAA
- a CDS encoding alpha/beta hydrolase: protein MNVQESFVTAMDESEIYLRKWLPEGEPKGIIQIAHGMTEHAGVYTDFIDALLEAGYGVYAHDHKGHGKTVKREEDYGHFKPNVGWNEAVSDVIFVSETIRKEQTCPLFLLGHSMGSFLSRRAVQLKGELYDGFLISGTGGNPGLLGSIGHKVATIEMKLRGEKTKSPMLNFLSFGNFNSHFKPNRTKFDWLSSDNNQVDKYIADPLCGFICTTSFYRELFSGVLEVNKLEEFKKTPQNLPIHIFSGDRDPVGDMGKGVKEVYENYKKCGVKDVTLRLYENGRHEMFHEVNRDEVFQDLISWLDGHIV, encoded by the coding sequence ATGAACGTACAGGAAAGTTTCGTTACGGCAATGGATGAATCGGAAATTTATTTACGTAAGTGGTTACCAGAAGGTGAACCGAAAGGGATTATTCAAATTGCACATGGTATGACAGAACATGCAGGTGTTTATACAGACTTTATTGATGCGTTATTAGAAGCGGGCTATGGTGTTTATGCGCATGATCATAAAGGTCATGGGAAAACGGTGAAAAGAGAAGAAGATTATGGTCATTTTAAACCCAATGTAGGTTGGAATGAGGCTGTGTCTGATGTGATTTTTGTATCTGAAACGATAAGAAAAGAGCAGACATGCCCGTTATTTTTACTTGGACATAGTATGGGTTCTTTTTTATCAAGGCGTGCTGTACAACTGAAGGGTGAATTGTATGATGGATTTCTTATTTCAGGAACTGGTGGAAATCCAGGGCTTTTAGGAAGTATCGGTCATAAAGTAGCGACAATTGAGATGAAATTACGCGGGGAAAAAACGAAAAGTCCGATGCTAAACTTTTTATCTTTCGGAAACTTCAATTCACACTTTAAACCAAATCGTACAAAATTTGATTGGTTATCTTCAGATAATAATCAAGTAGATAAATATATTGCGGATCCATTATGTGGATTCATTTGTACGACTAGTTTTTATCGAGAATTATTTTCTGGTGTATTAGAAGTAAATAAACTAGAAGAGTTCAAGAAAACACCGCAAAACCTTCCAATACATATTTTTTCAGGGGATCGTGATCCTGTTGGGGATATGGGGAAAGGTGTAAAGGAAGTATATGAGAATTATAAAAAATGTGGCGTGAAAGATGTAACACTGCGTTTATATGAAAATGGAAGACATGAAATGTTCCATGAAGTAAATCGAGATGAAGTATTTCAAGATTTGATTTCTTGGTTAGATGGACATATTGTATGA
- a CDS encoding DUF554 domain-containing protein: MVILGAVVNGVCIILGTLLGKLFSRIPESMKGTIMHAIGLAVTVLGLQMALKSENFLVVILSLVIGTVIGEWLQLEGKLKQLGDWLENKVGSKGSISEGFVTATLIFAIGAMGILGALDSGIRGNHDILFTKAIIDGFISIILTTTLGIGVVFSAIPVILYEGGVAVFATQINSLVPKELMNQFIVEMTATGGIMIAAIGLNLLSIIKIKVANLLPGILVVGIIVSLIYGYGLIVK; encoded by the coding sequence ATGGTTATATTAGGAGCAGTTGTAAATGGGGTTTGTATAATACTTGGTACTTTACTAGGTAAATTATTTAGTAGGATTCCAGAAAGTATGAAGGGAACAATTATGCATGCAATCGGTTTAGCGGTTACTGTACTTGGACTTCAAATGGCATTGAAAAGTGAAAATTTTCTTGTTGTCATATTAAGTTTAGTGATTGGTACCGTCATCGGGGAATGGCTACAATTAGAGGGAAAGTTAAAACAGTTAGGAGATTGGCTAGAAAATAAAGTTGGATCGAAAGGGAGCATATCAGAAGGTTTTGTAACAGCTACTTTAATATTTGCAATTGGTGCGATGGGCATACTTGGTGCACTCGACAGTGGGATTCGCGGAAATCACGATATTTTATTTACAAAGGCAATTATCGATGGATTTATTTCTATTATATTAACGACAACTCTAGGAATTGGTGTAGTATTTTCGGCGATTCCAGTTATTTTATACGAAGGAGGTGTTGCGGTTTTTGCAACACAAATTAATAGTTTGGTCCCGAAAGAATTAATGAATCAATTTATAGTAGAAATGACAGCTACAGGTGGTATTATGATAGCTGCTATTGGATTGAACTTACTTAGTATTATTAAAATTAAAGTGGCAAATTTACTGCCAGGTATATTGGTAGTTGGAATAATCGTTTCACTTATTTATGGTTACGGTTTAATAGTAAAGTAG
- a CDS encoding GNAT family N-acetyltransferase, producing the protein MEEFQFTKRVYNILKIAAKEAGNNIIQPVHLFIGMCKEGTGVCNELYMYLFRHIGADFLEKLSIRKEYDLTDQGYKEIGQYKLSYKVLEILQIAKKRMERFQQVIMNEGHVMYALFRADTFIENAQIQKGILHIIAEPRDLAVDLKCFVPTYNDLTCTVRKANLSDFEKLASFVEAEFGERWLRSIEYGFRTYKENLPIYIAEQEEVIVGFACYDVVRGKKGLFGPMGTAKQNRVKGVGKQLLHRCLHSMKQDGYEYAIIGQAGPVEFYERCCNARLIPIMDN; encoded by the coding sequence ATGGAGGAATTTCAATTTACAAAACGTGTTTATAACATATTGAAGATTGCGGCAAAAGAGGCGGGAAATAATATCATTCAACCAGTTCATCTGTTTATAGGGATGTGTAAAGAGGGTACTGGAGTTTGCAACGAGTTGTATATGTATTTGTTTCGTCACATTGGTGCGGACTTTTTAGAAAAGCTTTCAATACGAAAAGAGTACGATTTAACGGATCAAGGGTATAAAGAAATAGGACAATATAAGTTATCTTATAAGGTGTTAGAAATTTTACAAATAGCCAAGAAACGTATGGAACGTTTTCAGCAAGTAATAATGAATGAAGGACATGTTATGTATGCACTATTTCGCGCGGATACGTTTATTGAAAATGCACAAATACAAAAAGGTATATTACATATTATAGCTGAACCAAGAGATTTAGCGGTTGATCTAAAATGTTTTGTTCCTACTTATAATGATTTAACTTGTACTGTTAGAAAGGCTAACCTTTCTGATTTTGAAAAATTAGCAAGTTTTGTTGAAGCAGAGTTTGGTGAACGTTGGTTACGTTCAATAGAATATGGATTTCGTACATATAAAGAAAACTTACCTATTTATATAGCAGAACAAGAAGAAGTGATAGTAGGTTTCGCTTGCTATGATGTAGTGAGAGGAAAGAAAGGATTGTTTGGTCCAATGGGCACAGCGAAACAAAATCGTGTGAAAGGTGTAGGGAAGCAATTGTTACATCGTTGTTTACATAGTATGAAGCAAGATGGATATGAATACGCAATTATTGGACAAGCGGGTCCGGTTGAGTTTTATGAGCGATGTTGTAATGCGCGTTTAATACCAATAATGGACAACTAA